One genomic region from Cardiocondyla obscurior isolate alpha-2009 linkage group LG19, Cobs3.1, whole genome shotgun sequence encodes:
- the LOC139110252 gene encoding uncharacterized protein translates to MEQPAASTIIVPQAGASECSVTPAPPQGVYRHAGSAFAKCRRHNVALFSRSRDDDWTVYFAAAAEVAEEGELASPEVIEVQPDILSKELFGSDAESVAPLPWNELVAQKWLALVRKGLPEEDLKVLLKKYLPPDSSDFLRAPKLNPECEASLRTNPVVKRDSYICKIQDQAGIGLYSLGEALSDMLRPEVQPSLSSEARLALCKIRDAGKIMADLFFRISLHRRAQFTSVLNLVAKSTADALPADNFLFGSTFGEEIKKASSMQKCSKDIVRAAPSFSRKPLQSLQTSQTPSAKSGNSRAPPRSSRTTPRKPGAQNVRQKTTHRSRWKRITCDPVILEAIAGYRLPFRHVPPCQRSEPSVHLDNLEEQACANEIDRLIKEGAVEAVNDLPYGMLYTKILEREKFLALSEADDDFEARMSLPASIRDDLLWWKATLENDSQCNKIRSGRFEQEIYTDASLTGWGALTNIDILLRMDNSTAIAYINRMGSIRFPHLSDLARKIWLWCENRNIFIFASYIPSAQNVEADAESRTVSDETEWSLGQVFFEEIEAHFGRFDIDLFATHINAKCRRFVSWRPDPQRDSPELAEDFPGGREVIRQAFLNKGSSPAAVETMLASITAGTIAQYAKPLRLWWLFCRQNRIDHFSPPINSFLAFLSTVLSNSRSYASLVVASTPSSKQRPDDELATDTIQVAKGVNVPHKL, encoded by the exons ATGGAACAGCCGGCGGCTTCAACGATTATTGTACCCCAGGCGGGGGCATCTGAGTGCTCGGTTACACCGGCACCGCCACAAGGTGTGTACAGACATGCTGGTTCTGCATTTGCGAAATGCAGGCGGCATAATGTCGCACTCTTTAGTCGATCTCGTGATGATGATTGGACAGTTTATTTTGCAGCTGCGGCGGAGGTTGCTGAGGAAGGAGAGCTGGCGTCACCTGAGGTAATTGAAGTCCAACCAGACATTCTTTCTAAAGAATTGTTTGGGTCTGATGCGGAATCCGTGGCTCCTCTGCCCTGGAACGAGCTTGTAGCACAAAAATGGCTCGCCTTGGTTCGCAAGGGCCTTCCAGAGGAAGATCTAAAGGTCCTCCTGAAAAAGTATCTGCCTCCCGACTCTTCAGATTTTCTCAGAGCGCCAAAGCTCAATCCCGAGTGTGAGGCATCCTTAAGGACTAACCCAGTAGTCAAGCGTGACtcatatatttgtaaaatacagGACCAAGCAGGCATTGGCTTATATAGCTTAGGGGAGGCACTCTCAGACATGCTTAGACCGGAAGTCCAGCCGTCTTTATCTTCTGAAGCTCGTTTGGCCCTGTGCAAAATCAGAGATGCTGGAAAAATTATGGCAGACCTGTTTTTCCGTATATCGCTGCATCGAAGAGCGCAGTTTACTTCGGTCCTGAACTTGGTAGCAAAATCGACAGCCGATGCTCTCCCCGCAGACAATTTTCTGTTTGGCTCAACTTTTGGGGAGGAGATTAAGAAGGCCAGTTCGATGCAGAAGTGCTCTAAAGATATTGTCAGGGCTGCTCCGTCATTCTCTAGGAAGCCTTTGCAGTCGCTTCAGACTTCTCAAACACCTTCCGCCAAGTCGGGAAACTCCCGTGCCCCTCCGAGGTCGTCGAGGACAACACCGCGGAAACCTGGGGCGCAGAATGTCCGCCAGAAGACCACCCACCGTTCCAG ATGGAAGAGAATCACGTGTGATCCAGTGATTTTAGAAGCCATTGCTGGGTATAGGCTACCGTTTAGACACGTTCCCCCTTGTCAGCGTTCTGAACCTTCCGTCCACCTTGACAATTTGGAAGAACAAGCCTGCGCCAACGAAATTGACAGGTTAATTAAGGAGGGAGCGGTGGAAGCAGTAAACGATT TGCCTTATGGTATGCTATATACCAAGATtttagaaagagaaaaattcttGGCTCTTTCTGAGGCAGATGATGACTTCGAAGCGCGAATGAGCCTGCCAGCCTCCATTAGGGACGATCTCCTTTGGTGGAAGGCGACGTTGGAGAATGATTCTCAATGTAATAAGATTAGGTCCGGGCGTTTTGAACAAGAAATCTATACGGACGCTTCTCTTACAGGATGGGGCGCA TTGACGAATATAGATATTCTCCTTAGAATGGATAACTCTACGGCTATTGCGTATATAAATCGTATGGGTTCGATTAGGTTTCCACATCTCTCAGACTTAGCTAGAAAGATTTGGCTTTGGTGCGAGAACcgtaacatatttatttttgcgtcATATATTCCGTCCGCACAGAACGTTGAAGCAGACGCTGAATCACGTACGGTTTCAGACGAAACAGAATGGTCTTTGGGACAAGTCTTTTTTGAAGAAATTGAGGCTCACTTTGGTCGCTTTGATATCGATCTGTTCGCCACGCATATTAATGCTAAGTGTAGACGTTTCGTTTCTTGGCGACCTGATCCTCAG AGAGATTCACCCGAATTGGCGGAAGATTTCCCTGGTGGCCGTGAAGTTATCCGCCAGGCATTTTTAAACAAGGGCTCTTCTCCGGCAGCCGTGGAAACGATGCTGGCGTCCATCACAGCGGGCACAATAGCGCAATACGCAAAACCACTTCGTTTATGGTGGTTGTTTTGCCGACAGAACCGAATAGATCACTTCTCACCACCTATCAACTCCTTTTTAGCCTTTTTATCTACCGTGCTATCTAACAGCCGGTCCTATGCTTCT